One part of the Rhodococcus oxybenzonivorans genome encodes these proteins:
- a CDS encoding ABC transporter ATP-binding protein/permease, protein MDWNNVVWDSTVWLLKAYVMTAVVFVVVIVLLARFTKWGRQFWRFAAAYFDPRRSPKPLVILAVLLLFTVFAVRMNVLFSYWSNDFYDSIQNLDETAFWHFLRVFAFLAAIHVVRALIEFLIGQTLDIDWRVWLTHHLTDDWLDSRAYYRDRFLDDAIDNPDQRIQADITNFVTTARVLSMGAVTAVLSIVSFTGILWDLSGPMTIFGTEIPRAMIFLVFVYVLVTTLVAFWIGKPLIRLNFLNEKLNANFRYALIRVREYGESIAFYRGENVERRTLAGRFAHVIRNMWHIVFRTLKFNGWNLSVNQTAVIFPFLIQGPRLFSGQVSLGDVMQTSTAFSQVHDSLSFFRESYDDFASFRATLIRLNGLANDNMHAAALPILKTGKSGNELDVDKLDVRTPSGATLIEGLDLTVGPGQSLLVKGPSGSGKTTLLRTLADLWPYADGTVSRPSGDAIFLSQRPYLPLGSLRTALAYPSEPTAADGTLREALSKVSLGNLGDRLDETADWTRILSPGEQQRLAFARVLTARPAVIFLDEATSAIDEGLEHTLYTVLRSELPDSIVVSVGHRSTLNQFHSLGVELEGEGRWTETSLVG, encoded by the coding sequence GTGGACTGGAACAACGTGGTGTGGGACAGCACGGTATGGCTGTTGAAGGCCTACGTGATGACTGCCGTCGTCTTTGTCGTCGTCATCGTGCTGCTCGCTCGATTCACCAAATGGGGCAGGCAGTTCTGGCGTTTCGCGGCGGCGTATTTCGATCCGCGGCGTAGTCCCAAGCCGCTGGTGATCCTCGCGGTCCTACTGTTGTTCACCGTGTTCGCCGTGCGGATGAACGTACTGTTCTCCTATTGGTCCAACGACTTCTACGACTCGATCCAGAACCTCGACGAGACCGCGTTCTGGCACTTTCTGCGGGTGTTCGCGTTCCTCGCGGCCATCCACGTCGTACGCGCCCTGATCGAGTTCCTCATCGGCCAGACCCTCGACATCGATTGGCGTGTCTGGCTCACCCACCACCTCACGGACGACTGGCTCGACAGTCGCGCCTACTACCGCGACCGCTTCCTCGACGACGCGATCGACAACCCCGATCAGCGGATCCAGGCCGACATCACCAACTTCGTGACCACGGCCCGGGTGCTGTCCATGGGCGCGGTCACCGCGGTGCTATCGATCGTGTCGTTCACCGGAATCCTGTGGGACCTGTCCGGTCCGATGACCATCTTCGGCACCGAGATTCCGCGGGCGATGATCTTCCTCGTCTTCGTCTACGTTCTCGTCACCACGCTGGTGGCGTTCTGGATCGGTAAGCCGCTCATCAGGCTGAACTTCCTCAACGAGAAGCTCAATGCGAACTTCCGCTACGCACTGATCCGGGTCCGTGAGTACGGCGAGAGTATCGCGTTCTATCGCGGCGAGAACGTCGAGCGGCGAACGCTGGCAGGCAGGTTCGCGCACGTCATCCGCAACATGTGGCACATCGTCTTCCGGACTCTCAAATTCAATGGCTGGAACCTCTCGGTGAACCAGACAGCGGTCATCTTCCCCTTCCTGATTCAGGGGCCGCGGCTGTTCAGCGGTCAGGTCTCACTCGGTGACGTCATGCAGACATCGACGGCGTTCTCACAGGTGCACGACTCACTGTCCTTCTTCCGCGAGTCGTACGACGACTTCGCGAGTTTCCGCGCCACCCTCATCCGACTCAATGGTCTGGCCAACGACAACATGCACGCCGCCGCACTCCCGATCTTGAAGACGGGCAAGTCCGGGAACGAACTCGACGTCGACAAGCTCGACGTGCGCACTCCGTCCGGAGCGACGCTCATCGAGGGTCTCGATCTCACCGTCGGCCCCGGTCAGTCGCTGTTGGTCAAGGGTCCGTCCGGTTCCGGCAAGACGACGCTGCTCCGGACCCTCGCCGATCTGTGGCCCTACGCGGACGGCACGGTGTCGCGACCATCCGGGGATGCCATCTTCCTGTCCCAGCGGCCGTATCTGCCGCTCGGTTCGCTCCGGACAGCGCTGGCGTACCCCAGCGAACCGACAGCGGCGGACGGCACTCTCCGTGAGGCGCTGTCGAAGGTGTCGCTGGGCAATCTCGGCGACCGACTCGACGAGACAGCCGACTGGACCCGCATCCTGTCCCCGGGGGAGCAGCAGCGGCTGGCTTTCGCGCGGGTCCTGACCGCGCGGCCGGCCGTCATCTTCCTCGACGAGGCCACCTCGGCGATCGACGAGGGGCTCGAGCACACGCTCTACACGGTCCTGCGGTCCGAATTGCCGGACAGCATCGTGGTCAGCGTCGGGCACCGCAGCACGCTCAACCAATTCCACTCGCTCGGAGTGGAACTGGAAGGCGAGGGCCGGTGGACCGAAACTTCGCTCGTGGGTTGA
- a CDS encoding SRPBCC family protein codes for MDLGTVNFTYDGRVALRFQQALSHSPEKVWRVLTDPQYLKVWFPADVDFDLTPGAELVFRVTPEQVRRFGLPEDHMTTGTVISVHPGHILEYLWDAETLHWELSPDGSGGCWLTLTHTVEEEDSAYAHAAGWHAGLEVVEAQLDGREVDWSPWDRADELASAYRKAN; via the coding sequence ATGGATCTCGGCACCGTCAACTTCACGTACGACGGGCGCGTAGCTCTTCGATTCCAGCAAGCGTTGTCGCATTCGCCGGAGAAGGTGTGGCGGGTACTGACGGACCCCCAGTATTTGAAAGTCTGGTTCCCTGCCGACGTCGACTTCGACCTCACCCCCGGCGCGGAACTGGTGTTTCGCGTAACCCCGGAGCAGGTCCGCCGATTCGGATTACCCGAAGACCACATGACCACCGGCACGGTCATTTCGGTGCACCCGGGCCACATCCTCGAGTATCTGTGGGACGCGGAGACCCTGCATTGGGAGCTGAGTCCCGACGGGAGCGGCGGTTGCTGGTTGACGCTCACGCATACGGTGGAAGAGGAAGACTCTGCCTACGCACACGCCGCGGGCTGGCACGCCGGCCTCGAGGTCGTGGAGGCGCAACTCGACGGCCGCGAGGTGGACTGGTCACCATGGGATCGGGCCGACGAACTCGCATCGGCCTACCGCAAGGCCAACTGA